The region atgatgttatatctgctctttgctttacaaattcgaacaggcgtgtagcgagtaattgccaagggaggggcgaagcctgtaggcaaactatctaagcgaagcgccaccatgagttggcgcgaagcgtacaagaacaattttggccgaaaatgcctcccaggtcgctggaaatgacacttcccaggccttgtaagttgcatctaagcattgtctattttgaaattactagcgatgtcttaaagaaaatttgctcggggggggggggagggggcggtcgccccctttccgaaatgcgtcatgttccccgacgactcggtcgagttcaagaccagccacagttggttccatatagcacaattgtactacaatttgtacaattgtttaaggcgttcATACAGACACACGCAtcatgatagaccatatatagtatttatatagatacattagtgagagaggaaaaatggaaacgtcaaaaatggaattgtcggtgtaaggggtagggtgaggcgcacacccctccgtaatccttgatctgtcactggctaccctgtgtatataatagggatcagcgctttaactatgactgttcctctttctcttcccgaggtcttggctctcttctactccctccttttctccttcttctctcttttttctttttcttttcccttcctttctctcctccttttctttttcccccctccttttccctttttttcttctctttttttttctctcctcttttccttacccggggggcgcgcgcccccaacgcccccccctggatacgcacctggttcCTACATCCTTCTCTGTTCATATACTCTTCATACACCCTATGTTCATAAACCCTTCATATAGCCTATGTTAATATAACCTATGTTCATATATCCTATGTTCATATACCATATTATCATATAGCCTAAGTTCATATACCCTTTGTTCATATATCCTTCTCTGTTCATATACCATATGTTCATATATCCTTCATATCATTGCAATAAACCTCAAAACTTCAACAATAGTTTCCTTCATATATTCTTtctgttacaaatacaataggtATAATTGTTATGATCAAGGATACTGTAATTCAGGGTCGATATCAGTTTCTttatttgtcttttctttgccttttcctccttttcctttcttttgtttttcttcctccTCATGTGGAAGTTGTCCTGTAACCACGGTAACAAATGCCTAACAAAAGGAGTGAGCATAAGAATTACAAAATCATTATTCTTATAGTAGAAAGGAATAAGCAATTAATCAGTTTTTGTATAAAGATTTTTCACAATAAATTAAGACCAGCCATCAATGGTTGTCTCAAATATATCTGGAGATGTAATCACTGACAAATTAAACTTTACCATTCAAAAAGCTTTTTGCCCAAAATATCTTAGCATTACATGATCCCTAAAGCATAAAGCATACAGATTTCATGGCTTTTCCATTATCAAATCATCACTTTAAGTGGAAGTTTCTTTTCATCAGGGATTGAATTTGGATGTCTTGGGCTGTAATtcgaatatttatatttaaatttgttttgcaatCAATTAATTTGATAAGTAAATGTGAATGCTAATGgaatgttagctcagtggttaacgcctatgcctttcaatcataaggtcccgagttcgagtcactccaagattaatgtatgtcgtccagttacagagttgttgacaattcataatcatggacgttaaatatgaatctaagagactgacttcggtcagcttgtggctttgctaagccaatgatggcttcttcacgagttactgcttgcaggaggatctacatacaatacatacatacatacatacatttatatagaGTATTAAGTACATCTCATAAAGCAGTTATAAGTCTGAAGAACCTCACCTGAAGCCAGTCATAGAGGTTAATGAGTCTTCCGTACTCGAGATGTAATTTATAGACAATACAAATATCAGGCAGAGAGCCAGTCACACTGTCTGCTTCTATCTTACAAGCTTCATTCTGTGGAATGGAATCCAAGATGTTAGGAGCTTGTAAATATATTGTAGTCAATAATCACCATAGGTGCTTCTTGATATTAATTATCTTAAGCAAGACATTCAACGTTATTCCAATTTATTTAAAGCCTAGGCTTGGTACAAATCCCCTCCTCAAAAATACagaatatataaacaatttGGCTAATTTTCTAATATGACACTGATTCTGCCAGGAATCAATCACTTCAGTTCAGAATCTATTCAGAATCACAGTGTATGTACTTAAATGAGGGGCAGCCATCACCATCCATCCTTGCTAGACAACTGCACACAGCTGTACTACAACAAACAGTCATTGACAGAGTCAATTACATCCAGATCATTTGGAGAGGTCTTGAAGGCCACCAGATTGCTCTAGGTGTGGTTCAGGCAACTGAGAGCAGTGGCAATTTTCTTAAAACTTTTGAATTCAAAACTGCTAGAATATCATAGATTATTTAAGTTACTGTTGGGTCGTCTTCCACTAACCTGTAAATAAACGTACGGATTGGTCAATGCAGTCTGGATGGCAGCTCTTGGGGATGCGTGAAGATGTTGACGAACCTCGTACACATTGTCAAAGTAAAACACCTCATGCAGTGTCAAGGAATGAGGTATAATCAGTATCTTTCTGAGAATGGAAAAAGTGAGAAAATATATGAGAAATTTAATGCTGTTAAATGTAAATCACATGAAAATAAAGGTGTTATTGAAAATTAACATACTAATCTGATTACATTAACTTAGATTATATCACTAGTTATGCATTCTTGTTATACTAAAACTTCTCACTCTTTAAACACGGCTATTCACCTGAAAACTTTCTGGAGGTATTCAATGACATCTTGTCTCACCACTTCATACTGAGtcagttctttctttttcttggcaTCAACCATCAGTTTCTGTTGCAGGGAGTGCAGAGTGACTTTACCAGTGGTTGCAGTATTGCTAGGATGTTGTTCTTCTGTAGATTCCTCTTTACCATTGACTGCTTGTGTTTTTGCAGGCAAATGAGCTGACTCTAATTGAGGTATTGATAAAAGATTTCTTTCAATATAATCAACACCAGagaaacaatacaaaaaatGTATGGTAATGAATGATGACAACATGGGATAGGGGTGAGAGGGGATGGATGGGGGGGTGGTGGATTTTATGCCAGTTGGTGTTTACCTTTAAAAGGAGTTATAGAGATGGGGAAAAGAACCAAAAGCATGGTTGACTTTGACAAGAAAACCACAAAAATAAAAGCATATTGATAAGTAATTAAATATAATGATCAACAACTGTACAGAAATTTTAGTAATGAAAGTGAGCTGAGTAGATTGTTGAAATCATTTCATATGCGTAGTATCAGCTATAGCATGTTACAATTACCAATATGTATTTCATTGCAATGCCAACCCTCTTCTGTTTCAAAGTAACTTAATATTAAAACTCATTCAATCTTAGAAAAGGAAAGCTAAAACTTAGGAAAATGCTCAGTCTGcaatatttcataacaataaatTATATAAGCCATAGATTGTAATTCACTTTTTGATTAATTAAGAAAGATATGTATGCTATATATGGGACTTTGACATATCAACTGCCACCTACATACCTCcccatctacccccccccccacccttttctTGAGCAACTCACAAACTTCAGGAAATCAATGCCCCAAGAAAAGATTGCTCTGCAAGGACCAAAACCAAATGCTTACCAGCAAGACCTTCGATGGTTTGTTTATATTCCACCAATTCTGAGCAGACCTCCTCCAATATACCTTCTTCCTTGTCCAGAATCCTGATGCACGCCTCTAAATGACAGATTAATTCTTCCCGAGCAAATAGCCTGCAATcgaaacaaataaaacatatctATGTTTGATGGACACAGCCAGCTTGAGAACTTTGCAAAGAGTGAAGGACTTTTGGTGAACTTTATTTTCATTCGATACATGTTTTAATGAAAGACATTGCAAATAACAAAGTTGTACTCAACCCCATTATTCAATTGTGAAAGACATAAGTACTTACAAGAAACTTGATATATaatcaaatatgacaaagaagGTGAAATGAAATCCTTATATTTGTAAGGCTACTGTGGAGGAAATATGAGAGGAAGAAAATAGAAGCAGAGGGGAATAGGAAGTGAAAGGGTAGAGAGGAAGGGTATAGAAAGGAAGGGAATAGGAGTGTAGGGACTGGGAGGTTAAGGAAATACATGGGGGATACATGAGGGAATAGGGAGTGGTGAATTAGAAAGTTGTAATTTCACATGTCAACAATGGTTAAAGAGTGAATAAGCTTTTGATACCTGACAAGACTGATGGCTTGTTTGTACCCCTCTTGTTCTACAATGTTCCCTTCTAGAGTCATAGCATACAACTCTCTTAGTTTCTTCCCCAGTGGACTCTGTGGAAGCTCATTTGTGATTTGATGCAGACATAGCAGCACAGGGTAGAAGTTACTGTGGTACTCATGAATAACCTCAAGAAGGTCCTGGATAACACCCTGGAATCAATCAAattattcaatcaatcaatcaaatagtCAGACATCTGATGGGGCATATGAATGATCATAGCACTGATATTACTGCAAGAAACCTGACTACATGATTCAAGCACTGAAGGGCAACATCACCACACAATGAAATGAGCTGATGGGGCATATGAATGATAATAACATTGACACTACTGTAAGAAAACTGACTACATGATTCATGCACTGAAGGGCAACATCACCACACAATGAAATGAGCTGATGGGGCATATGAATGATAATAACATTGACACTACTGTAAGAAAACTGACTACATGATTCATGCACTGAAGGGCAACTTCACCACACAATGAAATGAGCTGATGGGGCATATGAATGATAATAACATTGACACTACTGTAAGAAAACTGACTACATGATTCATGCACTGAAGGGCAACATCACCACACAATGAAATGAGCTGATGGGGCATATGAATGATAATAACATTGACACTACTGTAAGAAAACTGACTACATGATTCATGCACTGAAGGGCAACATCACCACACAATGAAATGAGCTGATGGGGCATATGAATGATAATAACATTGACACTACTGTAAGAAAACTGACTACATGATTCATGCACTGAAGGGCAACATCACCACACAATGAAATGAGCTGATGGGGCATATGAATGATAATAACATTGACACTACTGTAAGAAAACTGACTACATGATTCATGCACTGAAGGGCAACATCACCACACAATGAAATGAGCTGATGGGGCATATGAATGATAATAACATTGACACTACTGTAAGAAAACTGACTACATGATTCATGCACTGAAGGGCAACATCACCACACAATGAAATGAGCTGATGGGGCATATGAATGATAATAACATTGACACTACTGCAAGAAAACTGACTACATGATTCATGCACTGAAGGGCAACATCACCACACAATGAAATATGACAGCTGATGGTGCATATGAATGATAATAACATTGACATTACTGCAAGAAGACTGACTACATGATTCATGCACTGAAGGGCAACATCACCACACAATGAAATATGACAGCTGATGGTGCATATGAATGATAATAACATTGACACTACTGCAAGAAGACTGACTACATGATTCATGCACTGAAGGGCAACATCACCACACAATGAAATATGAAGGTAGTTATTCCACAACTTTGcatgtagacctaattatagactGAATTTAGAATGTACTAAATACTTCAAGtctcaatttcttttttttccattttaagaGCGGGAAGGGGACCCCAGATCAAGTTTGTGCAACGTATAAGGCAGCTTCCATTACTGGAACATATTATATAACCAACATTGATcactgttttcaattttctcCTGATTCCGGAACCTTGTTACAGAACAGATACCCATCAATTCTAAAACGTCATGTGATATTTAAATGCCTTTAATACCTTTGTGTGTTTGTCATCCAATAAGAGGGCCCGCTGTTCCTTTGGTGCCTGATTTTCAACATATCTGTTCAAAATGGAGACATCAGAAACTCCTTTAAAAAGTGCATCAAAAGTGCATACCCATAATTGTTACTTGATAAAGTCTATGCAGCATTTGACTGTAGACCTCTGTAACATATTTTTAAGTTTCAAAAGACCAGAAACCTGAAGTTACAAGtaattgaaaattattttagagTGAACACATGTATAGCAGTATGGAAGATATGATCATAAATTTATCATAAACTCTTTATGATCATACAATGCTGTATACACTGACAAATACAGTTAAGCTCCACATTCTGAAAATCACCAGTTGCATATCAATTGTTCAATTTAATTCCATTTCCAATATTTTGCCTTCACATTGTAAgctttcaaatatatatgtaacaaaacAACCTacatcaaaaaaacaaaaaaaattgagataTTTTAACATCTTAACTTTAATATAGGATGACTTTACAAAAACAAGAGAATTCACTTTGATATGTTTCAATctattaaatatcatttcaatACCAGTGTTAAATTTGCAGAAATAACCAGGGAGATTCAAACAATCAAATTACTTATCTAGCACACAGAGAAAACAGAATATCTGGGTCAGCATCTCACAAGCAACAGAAACATCAAGAGCATCAACAACATAACATATGCGGATTACACATAAATGTATACAAAGCATTATATATTTCTCATCAACCTTAGATATACACTTGTTTATATGAAGCTATTAGAAAGGCTACTAAAACATATTAAAGCAATCGTTTAACATATAACAATTAGGCTTGGACCAGGGAGCTGACATCACCATCAAATATGCTCTGAGGGAACAAATAATTAATTGTGAGTAGCTTTTTAATAGTCTTGATATAGACTGATGACCCACTCCCAAAACTTTGCTAGTTTGTTGGACTATGAGATATGCACACatcaagtactgtacatatgatgGACATAAACTTATAAACCAACCTTCTGAATGACTTAAGTTGTCTGCATAGTTCTAGTTGATCATGTGACATTGCCTTCACACAGTCTGCAGCCTCTTCAAAGTTACAGCACAAGAAACTCAATGGTTGATTGAAGAAGTGCTCAATCATGCTAAactaaaaccaaacaaaacaatCAATTAGTTATACAAATGTAATCAATTACATTTATAATAATGAGTGTATTGTTGTATCCCACACATCCCTTCTTCTACTGCCTATCCTTTGTCTTTAATTAATTTTGCTAATGAAGGTCTGACATTTTTGTGTAGAATtagttttatcatttcattCTTGTTGTCAGCTACCATTATACCATTGCATTACCAGCATTGATATTACTGGCAATAAAGCCTATTTGAATAGTAAAGCATCTTATTACGGATAAATACAAAGTTTTGCTATAAGGTTTGAAGTTACATTTTATCCATATCAATAGCAGTATAACAGCGTTTACAACCTTGTAGTATTACTGCTTGAACCTTCTTATAGTAAATAAGTCTAAACTTTTAAATGACAATTAATTTCTACATTGGGAGAAGAAGAAGATACTGGACTAAAGTTTGACATAGAGGAAACAAACTTCAACAAGAAAGCTTTActtgtatatatttgaaaaaaaaagaatgaagtttcttaCTTTTATGCCTTTCACAAAATTGGTGAATGAAAAGTCATGGTAAAGAAAGAGATCCAGTAATAGCAGGAAAACTTTGGCCCCAAGCTTGAAGGGATACTTAGGCGTAAGGAAAATCTGcgggaaaaaaataaataatgtacACCAAAACAAGGATTTATTACAATTACAAAACTAAGGACGGATTTCCATTGCTGAACCACTGATATAAATCTAAATTTCTAATGGAAAGGGCTATTCAGAAAGACGGTACAAATATACTTGTTATGTTTGAAAACAacctcctccctccctcatcCAGAGCTGCCAATCTTAAAAGACAAGATTTAAACCAGCAGTTTCACAGAAGAGTAAGCATGCCTCTGTATTGGTACATTACATTTATAAATTCTGGCATGGTTAGACTAACACAGTTATTCAAATCAAGACAATCAGATAAGTATGACTTTAAGGGGGACTCTAAAGGTCAAATAAGGTCAGGTTGCAATAAGTCTGATGTTGCAGCCATTTCTTTGCAAGGGAGATGGTACTGGTTAAGGTCATTGGAATCGCATATTTTCCGAGAGCAAACCATACACCTGTACATTTGTTATGATCTGCCGTACAAAATACGGAAAACACGTACTACTTCCCATCTCTGCTTACCCCTCCCAACTACAAAATTCTAATTAACATTTGCACATGGTTTAAGGAGATGTGTTAAAATCAACACAAATGGAAGAAATGGTTTTACCTTCGAAATAAGCTGATTGAGGGAAATGGAGGAATGTGGTGCCTGGAACTTTTCAATGCTCAACAAGGATGAAATGGACTGAGGTAAGATTCTATGAATGGCTGTCACAGCTGTTGCTATGCCAAACACAAAGGTCAAAGGTAACCGAGATAAGTACTGGCTGTGCGGAGAAAAATAATTGGAAAATGTTAAGAGACTGATGGGAGAATGCAGAGAATATGATGAAACCTCACAAAAGGGTTTACCTgaaagtaacatatatttatgattcctcaaaaacaagaaatttctATGAAACACACCAAAAAACCTTCTCAGAGTTATTGTTGTAACCACAGGTTAAACAAGGGGCAACTATCAGCATGACCATTGGGAATAGAAATTAGACAAGTAGTTCTTGATTTGTCAAGAGCTTTTAAACACTCAGGGGAGGGAATAGGTGGAGCAGCTACTGCAGCTGAAACaatgaattttcattatttcgTTCAGAGAAAACCtgtttgtcttttgtttgtaagctaagaaatataaacaataacatttattcCTGTTGACCTATTCATGCCAATATGTAAGCCCCCTGCCACTGAATAATTGTTTCGTATAGAATATTAATAAAACCTGGACTGTAGAAGTAATATATCGGCTCAACATCAACTATGCAGGTCCACAGTATCTACAACCTTCTTTTTCCAATTGGTTTTACAAACTAAACTAAAAGTCGGTTTTGAAGCTAGTCCTCACTTTCCTATTATCAGATCTACACTGTGTGCATCACAATATAGTACCCACCTTGCAATCTTAATGAAATCCTGAAGGATGTGAGGAACGAACCCTTCAATGTCTTCAAAGATAATAATAAGGCTAGGGGATCCTAAGGCAGCACTCTCTTCATCTGATTGCTTGTCTTTAGTACGAGCTACTGGCTTCAGGATGTAAAGGACAAGTGAAGGAAAACATTGATAAACTACAGGATAATTACACAGATATACATATCATATTGTATTCAACATAAATACAGTTAGGCGAATATTAATTGTGATTGGATAGGGTGCATGGTAATTTATTATCATTTCAATGCTTGTCAAAACTTTAATAGTTAGGCGAGTATTAATTGTGATTGGATAGGGTGCATG is a window of Apostichopus japonicus isolate 1M-3 chromosome 21, ASM3797524v1, whole genome shotgun sequence DNA encoding:
- the LOC139962661 gene encoding origin recognition complex subunit 3-like; this translates as MDPEDDTLTTSVSKGVFVFKPTSKKRKCILNSGDYFQKHPKEHQKCSQLRNETYTDLWEEMEEDIESLKYDTNRKLLDDLMKFMKNCHSSRISDDGTSHTGGRLELPTAALVTGVNVPDHSSIFKSLVSMFKMDISPHVIRLTGKQSSSLKSLMSSVVGQFIGEEDAMSSEEEEGGETTVDVKKIPCTFQVLSSWYEDTFKPVARTKDKQSDEESAALGSPSLIIIFEDIEGFVPHILQDFIKIASQYLSRLPLTFVFGIATAVTAIHRILPQSISSLLSIEKFQAPHSSISLNQLISKIFLTPKYPFKLGAKVFLLLLDLFLYHDFSFTNFVKGIKFSMIEHFFNQPLSFLCCNFEEAADCVKAMSHDQLELCRQLKSFRRYVENQAPKEQRALLLDDKHTKGVIQDLLEVIHEYHSNFYPVLLCLHQITNELPQSPLGKKLRELYAMTLEGNIVEQEGYKQAISLVRLFAREELICHLEACIRILDKEEGILEEVCSELVEYKQTIEGLAESAHLPAKTQAVNGKEESTEEQHPSNTATTGKVTLHSLQQKLMVDAKKKKELTQYEVVRQDVIEYLQKVFRKILIIPHSLTLHEVFYFDNVYEVRQHLHASPRAAIQTALTNPYVYLQNEACKIEADSVTGSLPDICIVYKLHLEYGRLINLYDWLQAFVTVVTGQLPHEEEEKQKKGKGGKGKEKTNKETDIDPELHARFIRAVSELQFLGFIKPTKQKTDHVQRLTWGGC